A window of Chanos chanos chromosome 15, fChaCha1.1, whole genome shotgun sequence genomic DNA:
CcaggcattctgtccagagtccacatcaacagccaCAACTTTAGTGACAAGGTAGCCAACATCTGCTGAACGTGGCACCATTTCAGCCACCACGGAGCCACCAGTTTGTACCGGATAAAGAATCTGTGGTGCGTTGTCATTCTGGTCCTGAATAATAATtttcactgtaacattactACTGAGTGGCGGCGAGCCTCCGTCCTGTGCTTTGACGTAAAAATGGAAGTCCTTTAACTGTTCGTAGTCAAAAGAACGCACAGCACTGATAACTCCACTGTCAGCATTAACAGAGATGTATGACGAAATTGACACACCATTAACACTGCTCTCCTCCAGAATATAAGAAATACGTGCATTCTGGTTCCAGTCCGCATCCCTTGCATTTATCGTAAATATAGGCTCACCTGGTGCATTATTCTCAACGACATAGGCCTCATAAAAGTTTTTCTCAAAGACTGGCGCGTTGTCATTTACATCTGATATCTGTAAACGTAGGGAAACACTGCTGGAAAGCCTGGGCACTCCCTCGTCGGTACACGTCACACTAACATTataatctgtgtttttctccctatCCAGCTCCTTTTGCGTACGCAAACTGAAGAAGTTACGCCTACTTGATGAAGATGTGATTACAAAAGGTATATTATCATCATCGATAACACAGTGTACCTGACCATTTTTACCAGAATCAAGGTCATTTACCTTTATCATCGCAATTACTGTTTCAAATGGAGACTCCTCAGAAATGGAACTGGTCATAGAAAGTATATTAATACTGGGTTTGTTGTCGTTTACGTCCAGTACATCAATTATTAACTTACATGAGTCAGAGAGACCTCCTTGATCTTTTGCTTGGATATCAATTTGATAATAGCTCGCCATTTCATAGTCAACCTCACCGTTTAATCTGACCTCACCAGTTATTTGATCTATTATAAATACATCCGTTAAATCGTCCTTTATGTTTGAAATGTAATACGTTATTTTACCGTAAGGACCTTCATCTGCGTCAGAGGCGCTGACCGTGGTAATTACAGTGCCTCGCTGTGCGTTTTCTGTTAATGTTGCTTTGTACGTTTTCTGATTGAAGACAGGAGCATTGTCATTAGCATCTAGCACAGTTATATGAATCTGAACCGTACCAGACATCTGTGGTTCGCCGCCATCTGTAGCTGTTAACAATAAAGACATGTGCTCTTGCTGTTCTCGATCAAGGCTTTTTTGCAATACCATTTCTACCATTTTACTTCCATCTGCTTCACTGTGTACCTTCAAAGCGAATTTATCCGTGGGTTTCAGCGAATAACTCTGTAGGTCATTTATCCCTACGTCCGGATCGAATGCTTTTTCCAACATGAATTTAGCCCCTAATACAGCAGATTCACTTATCTCGAATGTGATGTCCTTATTCTTGAACGTAGGAGCATTGTCATTAATGTCTATAATTTCGATTGTTATTGTGTACAATTCCATTGGATTTTCCAGAATCATTTGGAGGTGTAAAGCGCACGGTGTCGTTTT
This region includes:
- the LOC115828192 gene encoding protocadherin gamma-A8-like → MVLSLGMVHGQVTYSVPEELAKGSVVGNIAQDLGMDIQRLKTGKARMYTEDSVEYIELNKERGSLQMKEVIDREALCAKTTPCALHLQMILENPMELYTITIEIIDINDNAPTFKNKDITFEISESAVLGAKFMLEKAFDPDVGINDLQSYSLKPTDKFALKVHSEADGSKMVEMVLQKSLDREQQEHMSLLLTATDGGEPQMSGTVQIHITVLDANDNAPVFNQKTYKATLTENAQRGTVITTVSASDADEGPYGKITYYISNIKDDLTDVFIIDQITGEVRLNGEVDYEMASYYQIDIQAKDQGGLSDSCKLIIDVLDVNDNKPSINILSMTSSISEESPFETVIAMIKVNDLDSGKNGQVHCVIDDDNIPFVITSSSSRRNFFSLRTQKELDREKNTDYNVSVTCTDEGVPRLSSSVSLRLQISDVNDNAPVFEKNFYEAYVVENNAPGEPIFTINARDADWNQNARISYILEESSVNGVSISSYISVNADSGVISAVRSFDYEQLKDFHFYVKAQDGGSPPLSSNVTVKIIIQDQNDNAPQILYPVQTGGSVVAEMVPRSADVGYLVTKVVAVDVDSGQNAWLSYKLQKASDRALFEVGAQNGEIRTARQVTDTDAVKHRLTVVVEDNGHPSRSATVTVNVVLADSFPEVLSEFNSFDHDTKYNDNLTFYLILALTVVSVLFVFSLTIIISVKIHRWRQNKLFYKSAANLPVIPYYPPVHADGTLQRVYNYEMCGTTDSRMSDIKFVRPYSQNTLLNVSRVGTMQRVTKEQEDADLLIEDNILRSCEDMNAA